From the Prunus dulcis chromosome 4, ALMONDv2, whole genome shotgun sequence genome, one window contains:
- the LOC117624743 gene encoding UDP-glycosyltransferase 43-like, which translates to MITLPPRNQTQPYTNNNFTMTKFHVVFISTPGIGNLVPLVEFAQLLGNHDPRFHSTILIINMSQRPIVNTCIQSRAATYTNIRFLHLPAVDPPSPDQYRSSMGYISLLIQNHRTHVKNALTNLMSPESDEFNSGRVAGLFVDMFCTSMIDVANELDIPCYLFFASPATFLSFMLHLPTLDAQIPTEFGDSDTELSIPGFANSVPPLVLPTAVLNKKGDAYSWYLSHARRYTETKGIVVNTFEELEPHALSSLAMSPLPRVYPIGPVLDLNGPAQWHDPNRYESVMRWLDNQPTSSVVLLCFGSMGSLSGPQVREIAFGLERAGFRFIWALRDPPKSQLDLPSDPASVDDVLPNGFLERTCKLGLIFGLVPQAKILAHPAIGGFVSHCGWNSILESLWYGVPIATWPIYAEQQMNAFEMVKELGLAIEIRLDYREGSDLVLAEEVERSIKHLMNGDDVVRARVKEIREKSRMVLLENGSSYQALGALTEKLVPKIGGKFKLYQLFLSVFLFFVIH; encoded by the coding sequence CAAGAAACCAAACACAGCCCTACACCAACAATAATTTCACGATGACCAAATTTCATGTGGTTTTCATCTCAACCCCTGGCATCGGAAACCTAGTCCCACTCGTCGAGTTCGCTCAGCTCCTAGGCAATCATGACCCTCGGTTCCACTCCACCATCCTCATCATCAACATGTCCCAACGGCCCATTGTCAACACCTGCATCCAATCTCGCGCTGCCACGTACACGAACATCCGCTTCCTCCACCTGCCTGCGGTGGACCCGCCTTCCCCTGATCAGTATCGGTCCTCGATGGGCTACATATCCCTGCTCATACAAAACCACAGAACCCACGTGAAGAATGCCCTCACCAACCTCATGTCTCCCGAGTCAGACGAGTTTAACTCGGGCCGAGTTGCTGGGCTTTTCGTGGACATGTTTTGTACATCCATGATTGATGTTGCTAACGAGCTTGACATTCCTTGTTACCTTTTTTTCGCTTCCCCAGCAACATTTCTCAGCTTCATGCTTCACCTTCCTACCTTGGATGCCCAAATCCCCACTGAGTTTGGTGACTCGGATACCGAGTTGAGCATACCGGGTTTCGCTAACTCGGTGCCCCCACTCGTTTTGCCTACGGCGGTGCTGAATAAGAAGGGGGATGCGTACTCTTGGTATTTATCCCATGCGCGGAGGTACACAGAAACAAAAGGTATTGTCGTGAATACGTTTGAGGAATTGGAGCCACATGCTCTTAGCTCATTGGCTATGAGTCCGCTGCCGCGAGTTTACCCGATTGGGCCTGTTCTTGATCTTAACGGGCCGGCCCAATGGCATGACCCAAACCGGTACGAAAGTGTCATGAGATGGCTCGACAACCAGCCCACATCATCGGTCGTGTTGTTATGCTTTGGAAGCATGGGGAGTCTTAGTGGGCCCCAAGTGAGGGAAATAGCGTTCGGGCTTGAACGTGCCGGGTTTCGATTCATATGGGCATTGCGTGACCCACCCAAGTCCCAACTGGACCTCCCGAGCGACCCGGCGAGCGTCGACGACGTATTACCAAATGGGTTCTTGGAACGGACTTGTAAGTTGGGCTTGATTTTTGGGCTGGTTCCACAAGCGAAGATTTTGGCCCACCCAGCAATCGGAGGGTTCGTATCGCATTGCGGTTGGAACTCAATTTTGGAAAGCTTATGGTACGGTGTACCGATTGCCACGTGGCCGATTTACGCGGAACAACAAATGAACGCCTTTGAGATGGTGAAGGAATTGGGATTGGCAATTGAGATTCGGTTGGATTATAGGGAGGGTAGTGATTTGGTGCTAGCGGAGGAGGTGGAGAGAAGCATAAAGCACTTGATGAACGGTGATGATGTGGTGAGGGCTAGGGTGAAGGAGATAAGAGAGAAGAGTAGGATGGTTTTGTTGGAGAATGGATCTTCATACCAAGCATTAGGAGCTTTAACTGAGAAATTAGTGCCTAAGATAGGAGgcaaatttaaattatatcaATTGTTCCTCtctgtatttttgttttttgttatcCACTGA